A window of the Ardenticatenales bacterium genome harbors these coding sequences:
- a CDS encoding NADH-quinone oxidoreductase subunit M, which produces MNSILTIVTFFPLLGVAAILLLKSFNQESDDRIRQVALTTSIATFVISVIVLVLFDRNVATLQLVDRVKWIPAWGIEYHLGIDGLSILMLMLTTVISPLAIYASFSAIQEQLKQYYIFMLLLEVGMTGVFLAQDLFLFYIFWEFTLIPMYFLIGIWGGKQRVYASIKFFLYTMAGSLFMLLAILYMGITNGTFSVPDLITGRAAFAGMQNLLFIGFALAFAVKVPLFPFHSWLPDAHTEAPTAGSIILAGILLKMGTYGFIRFNLPLFPEASIQYAPFIAVLAIIGIIYGAIVSFAQKDVKKLVAYSSVSHLGFVMLGIFSLNAAGLQGAIIQGVNHGLSSGALFFLVGIIYEQRHTREIKEFGGLWRVMPVFSVLSLIIVLSSMGLPGLNGFVGEFTILLGSMGATQSLGPNAWIYTAFATTGVILAAVYLLWMFQRVFMGPLDNPANKKLRDVNGRELAIFVVFLVFIVWIGIAPAGYFSLMNNTVASLLRSVGTLVAGG; this is translated from the coding sequence ATGAACTCAATTCTCACCATCGTCACGTTCTTTCCCCTGTTGGGTGTGGCAGCTATCCTGCTGCTGAAGTCGTTTAATCAGGAAAGCGACGACCGCATCCGCCAGGTGGCACTGACCACGTCCATTGCCACCTTTGTCATCTCGGTCATCGTCCTCGTGCTCTTTGATCGCAACGTCGCCACGCTGCAATTGGTGGATCGCGTGAAATGGATTCCCGCCTGGGGCATCGAATACCACCTGGGCATCGACGGCCTCAGCATTCTCATGCTCATGCTCACCACCGTCATCAGCCCCCTGGCGATCTACGCCTCCTTCAGCGCCATCCAGGAGCAGTTGAAGCAGTACTACATCTTCATGTTGCTGCTGGAAGTGGGCATGACGGGCGTCTTCCTGGCGCAGGACCTGTTCCTGTTCTACATTTTCTGGGAATTCACCCTCATCCCCATGTACTTCCTCATCGGCATCTGGGGCGGCAAACAGCGCGTCTACGCCTCCATCAAGTTCTTCCTCTACACGATGGCCGGTTCCCTGTTCATGCTGCTGGCCATCCTGTACATGGGCATCACCAACGGCACCTTCTCCGTGCCGGACCTGATCACGGGGCGCGCCGCCTTCGCCGGGATGCAAAATCTGTTGTTCATCGGCTTTGCGCTGGCCTTCGCCGTAAAGGTCCCGCTGTTCCCCTTCCACTCCTGGTTGCCCGACGCCCACACGGAAGCGCCCACGGCAGGGTCTATTATTCTTGCCGGCATTTTGCTGAAAATGGGCACGTATGGCTTCATCCGCTTCAATCTGCCCCTCTTCCCGGAAGCCTCCATCCAGTACGCCCCCTTCATCGCCGTGCTGGCCATCATCGGCATCATCTACGGCGCCATCGTCTCCTTCGCCCAAAAAGACGTGAAGAAACTGGTCGCCTACTCCAGCGTCAGTCACCTCGGCTTCGTCATGTTGGGCATCTTCTCGTTGAATGCTGCCGGCCTTCAAGGCGCCATCATCCAGGGCGTTAACCACGGCCTCAGCAGCGGCGCCTTATTCTTCCTCGTCGGCATCATCTACGAACAGCGGCACACCCGCGAGATCAAGGAATTCGGCGGCCTCTGGCGCGTCATGCCCGTCTTCAGCGTCCTTTCCCTGATCATCGTCCTCTCCAGCATGGGCCTGCCCGGCCTGAACGGCTTCGTGGGCGAATTCACCATTCTCCTCGGCTCCATGGGCGCTACCCAATCGCTGGGGCCGAACGCCTGGATTTACACCGCATTCGCCACCACGGGCGTCATTCTAGCCGCCGTCTATCTCTTGTGGATGTTCCAGCGCGTCTTCATGGGACCGCTGGACAATCCCGCCAACAAAAAACTGCGCGACGTCAACGGGCGCGAACTGGCCATCTTCGTCGTCTTCCTCGTCTTCATCGTCTGGATAGGCATCGCTCCCGCCGGCTATTTCAGCCTTATGAACAACACCGTCGCCTCCTTGCTCCGCAGCGTGGGCACACTCGTCGCCGGCGGCTGA
- a CDS encoding NADH-quinone oxidoreductase subunit L, translating to MNAFALAPLILILPFVGFLFNGLIGRRFVDADRAVGEKWTGWIASGMALSAFAVSLALLASLSAHDYHAQVIPLFDWIVIPAANFHVPWAIQVDTLSVTMMLVVTGVGSLIHIYAIGYMHGDKDYSRFFAYFNLFIFFMLVLVSGSNYLMLFVGWEGVGLCSFLLIGFWFDSVANSDAARKAFVANRVGDFAMVIAMILTFWTFGSLEFNTVFSGAEELFHAGHMVTFGTFAAPLGTVVTAITALFLMGAAGKSAQIPLYIWLPDAMAGPTPVSALIHAATMVTSGIYLITRSNVLFEIARVADVKILGLVSSPDLVAYVGAATALLAGLIAFTQFDIKKVLAYSTVSQLGFMVAAVGMGAYVAGMFHLVTHAFFKALLFLSSGSVIHGMEHGHHHIHAHGHDAHDGHAVQAPAHDDFDPQDMRTMGGLRQRMNITFIVFITGALALAGVAPLAGFWSKDEILAFASETNQPVYILLALAAICTAFYMGRQVKMVFFGKPRHEAAAHAEESPPIMWVPLAVLALLSFFGGMFINLPFFSKEAYEAAHGPTGAFLRLEGWLEHSLASFHLTEEGLLHLPHVEPYLHPLVAGISLGLALIFLALAFFVVYGKRPRTAEEKDPLQSIPYVWSFFAALPLNTVAMQGIVPAFNKIADWCGHAIDGAFWHDFVHNSLIRDAFVGWSRFIDFIDKKGLDGLLVLGSARLTRWLAGIIRRGQTGYVRNYALTIFLGVVLLLAYFVFVG from the coding sequence ATGAATGCTTTTGCACTGGCTCCCCTCATTTTGATACTGCCGTTTGTGGGCTTTCTCTTTAATGGCCTGATCGGTCGCCGCTTTGTGGACGCCGACCGCGCCGTGGGGGAGAAATGGACGGGCTGGATTGCCAGCGGCATGGCCTTGAGCGCCTTCGCCGTCTCTCTGGCGCTGCTGGCCAGCCTCAGCGCCCACGACTATCACGCTCAGGTTATTCCGCTGTTTGACTGGATCGTGATTCCCGCGGCCAATTTCCATGTGCCCTGGGCCATCCAGGTGGACACCCTGTCCGTGACGATGATGCTTGTGGTCACGGGCGTTGGCTCGCTCATCCACATCTACGCCATTGGCTACATGCACGGGGACAAGGATTACTCCCGCTTCTTCGCCTACTTCAACCTGTTCATTTTCTTCATGCTCGTTCTCGTGTCCGGCAGCAACTACCTGATGCTGTTTGTCGGTTGGGAAGGCGTGGGGCTTTGTTCCTTTTTGCTCATTGGCTTCTGGTTTGATTCCGTGGCGAACTCCGACGCGGCGCGTAAGGCGTTTGTCGCCAACCGCGTGGGCGACTTTGCCATGGTTATCGCCATGATCCTCACTTTTTGGACGTTTGGCTCCCTGGAGTTCAACACCGTTTTTAGTGGCGCGGAGGAGTTGTTCCACGCGGGGCACATGGTCACGTTTGGCACGTTTGCCGCGCCGTTGGGCACGGTGGTGACGGCGATTACGGCGCTGTTTTTGATGGGGGCTGCCGGCAAATCCGCGCAAATCCCCCTCTACATCTGGCTGCCGGATGCCATGGCCGGCCCCACGCCCGTCTCCGCCCTCATCCACGCGGCCACAATGGTCACGTCGGGCATTTATTTGATCACGCGCAGCAACGTCTTGTTTGAGATTGCCCGCGTCGCCGACGTAAAAATCCTGGGTCTCGTTTCCTCCCCTGACCTGGTGGCCTACGTGGGTGCGGCAACGGCGCTGCTGGCGGGCCTGATTGCGTTTACGCAGTTTGACATTAAGAAGGTGCTGGCGTATTCCACGGTGAGCCAGCTTGGTTTTATGGTGGCGGCGGTGGGGATGGGGGCGTATGTTGCCGGCATGTTCCACCTCGTCACGCACGCCTTCTTCAAAGCCCTCCTCTTCCTCAGCTCCGGCTCCGTCATTCACGGCATGGAGCATGGGCATCACCACATCCACGCGCACGGGCATGACGCCCACGACGGGCACGCCGTACAGGCTCCCGCCCACGACGACTTCGATCCGCAAGATATGCGCACCATGGGCGGCCTGCGCCAGCGTATGAACATCACCTTCATCGTCTTCATCACCGGCGCGCTGGCCCTGGCCGGGGTCGCTCCCCTGGCCGGTTTCTGGTCCAAAGACGAAATCCTGGCCTTTGCTTCCGAAACCAACCAGCCCGTCTACATTTTGTTGGCCCTGGCGGCCATTTGCACCGCCTTCTACATGGGGCGGCAGGTGAAAATGGTGTTCTTTGGCAAACCGCGACACGAAGCCGCCGCCCACGCCGAAGAAAGCCCGCCCATCATGTGGGTTCCGCTGGCGGTGCTGGCGCTGCTGTCCTTCTTTGGCGGCATGTTCATCAACCTGCCCTTCTTCAGCAAAGAGGCGTATGAGGCCGCGCACGGTCCGACGGGCGCGTTCTTGCGCCTGGAAGGATGGCTGGAGCATTCGCTGGCCTCTTTTCACCTCACAGAGGAAGGGCTGCTGCACCTGCCGCACGTGGAGCCATATTTGCATCCCCTGGTGGCGGGTATCTCCCTGGGGCTGGCGTTGATTTTCCTGGCGCTGGCTTTCTTCGTGGTCTACGGCAAGCGGCCGCGGACGGCGGAGGAGAAGGACCCGCTGCAGAGCATTCCTTATGTGTGGTCCTTCTTTGCGGCGCTGCCTCTGAATACGGTGGCAATGCAGGGGATTGTGCCGGCATTTAACAAAATCGCCGACTGGTGTGGACACGCCATTGATGGCGCATTCTGGCACGACTTCGTCCACAACAGCCTCATCCGGGACGCCTTCGTCGGCTGGTCCCGCTTTATTGACTTCATCGACAAAAAAGGACTGGACGGCCTTCTCGTCCTCGGCAGCGCCCGCCTCACCCGCTGGCTTGCCGGCATCATCCGCCGCGGCCAGACCGGATACGTGCGCAACTACGCCCTCACCATCTTCCTCGGCGTCGTCCTGCTCCTGGCCTACTTTGTCTTTGTCGGATAA
- the nuoK gene encoding NADH-quinone oxidoreductase subunit NuoK — translation MKTSHLIPYTSCFLKESSVTEVSLNWYIALSAILFAMGALGVLLRRNAIIIFMSIELMLNAANLAFVAFARQLGDLNGQVFVFFVMTVAAAEVAVGLALIVSIFRSKKSINIDEINLLKG, via the coding sequence ATGAAGACCTCACACCTCATACCTTATACCTCATGCTTTCTCAAGGAGTCTAGCGTGACGGAAGTTTCTCTCAACTGGTACATTGCCCTTAGCGCCATTTTGTTTGCCATGGGCGCGCTGGGCGTGTTGCTGCGCCGCAACGCCATCATTATTTTCATGTCCATTGAGCTGATGCTCAACGCGGCCAACCTGGCTTTTGTGGCTTTTGCCCGTCAACTGGGCGATCTGAATGGACAGGTGTTTGTTTTCTTCGTGATGACGGTGGCCGCGGCGGAAGTGGCCGTGGGGTTGGCCTTAATCGTGTCCATCTTCCGCTCCAAGAAGAGCATCAACATTGACGAAATCAACCTGCTGAAAGGATAG
- a CDS encoding NADH-quinone oxidoreductase subunit J produces MGNAIVFFILAVTAIGAAAGMLISRNAVYSALYLILNLCTIAVLFLLLNAPFLAMVQITVYAGAIMVLFLFVIMLLGAEQIGGLRTLRGNLPPLALALVLLAVFAVVLTNNGVSAAATAPIDASPSAVGIALFQHFVLPFEITSVLLLVAMIGVVVLQTKKEKG; encoded by the coding sequence ATGGGAAATGCAATTGTCTTTTTTATCCTGGCGGTAACGGCGATAGGCGCGGCGGCAGGGATGTTGATCAGCCGCAATGCGGTCTACAGCGCCCTCTACCTGATCTTGAATCTGTGTACGATTGCCGTCCTTTTCTTGCTGCTGAATGCCCCATTCCTGGCTATGGTGCAGATCACGGTGTACGCCGGGGCCATCATGGTCCTGTTCTTGTTCGTGATCATGTTGCTGGGAGCGGAGCAAATTGGCGGATTACGCACGCTCCGTGGCAACTTGCCACCATTGGCGTTGGCGCTGGTGCTGCTGGCCGTGTTTGCCGTCGTTCTCACTAATAACGGCGTGAGCGCCGCCGCGACCGCGCCCATTGACGCCAGCCCCAGTGCCGTGGGCATCGCTCTGTTCCAGCATTTTGTCCTTCCTTTTGAAATCACCTCCGTCTTGCTGCTGGTGGCCATGATTGGTGTCGTCGTGCTGCAAACGAAGAAGGAAAAGGGATGA
- the nuoI gene encoding NADH-quinone oxidoreductase subunit NuoI produces the protein MFGEILKGLGTTLKHLVQPPVTVEYPEVKRPVRNRFKGRHELKRYDNGLEKCIGCSLCAAACPADAIFVEAAENTDDERYSPGERYARVYEINMLRCIFCGYCEDACPTEAIVLESNFELSFYDRASAIYTKEMLLNPPPEGSQDTPRQVEPGTFNRAIPEMENPK, from the coding sequence ATGTTTGGAGAAATCCTGAAAGGCTTAGGGACCACGCTAAAACATCTGGTTCAACCCCCGGTCACCGTCGAATACCCAGAGGTGAAACGACCGGTCCGTAACCGTTTCAAGGGCCGCCACGAACTCAAGCGGTACGATAACGGGCTGGAAAAATGTATCGGCTGCTCTTTGTGCGCGGCGGCCTGTCCCGCCGATGCCATCTTCGTGGAAGCCGCCGAAAACACCGACGACGAACGTTACTCGCCCGGCGAGCGGTACGCCCGCGTCTACGAGATCAACATGCTGCGCTGCATCTTCTGTGGCTATTGCGAAGACGCCTGCCCCACCGAGGCGATTGTGCTGGAAAGTAACTTTGAGTTGAGCTTCTACGACCGCGCCAGCGCCATCTACACCAAAGAGATGCTCCTGAACCCGCCCCCCGAAGGCAGCCAGGACACGCCGCGGCAGGTCGAACCGGGCACATTCAATCGGGCCATCCCCGAAATGGAAAATCCGAAGTAG
- the nuoH gene encoding NADH-quinone oxidoreductase subunit NuoH: MTPGQVALRALIVGFIMSFVVITGFAYTTLLERKLLARLQGRVGPNRAGYIPIPWKGGERRFLSGFMQPAADAVKLFFKEDYTPVKVDRYIYTLAPMLTVMPAILILAVIPWAGEINIFGAKFSPYFAIAPGVNVGVLFILAITSIGVYGVVLAGWGSNNKYAILGGIRASAQMISYELALGLSVLPSIILAGSMDLGDIVAAQQGGWYIFLQPIAAVIFCIGALAELQRAPFDLLEAEQELSAGYNVEYGGMRFGMFFMAEYMKMISLSAIAAVLFFGGYRGPFVDQVPALGFLYLILKIIVGLCIMVWIRASLPRLRYDQLMSFGWKVLLPISVLNLIITMVFVVLSSTGALNPLFDLLGTMLP, translated from the coding sequence ATGACACCAGGTCAAGTCGCCCTGCGGGCCTTAATCGTTGGATTCATCATGAGCTTCGTGGTCATCACGGGCTTTGCCTACACCACCCTGTTGGAACGGAAGCTGCTGGCGCGGCTGCAAGGGCGCGTGGGACCCAATCGCGCGGGCTACATCCCCATTCCCTGGAAAGGGGGCGAGCGCCGTTTCCTCAGCGGCTTCATGCAGCCCGCCGCCGATGCGGTAAAGTTGTTCTTCAAGGAAGATTACACGCCGGTGAAGGTGGATAGATACATTTACACACTGGCGCCGATGTTGACGGTGATGCCGGCAATCCTTATCCTGGCCGTCATCCCCTGGGCGGGCGAAATCAACATCTTCGGGGCTAAATTCTCCCCCTATTTCGCTATCGCGCCCGGTGTCAACGTCGGCGTGCTGTTTATCCTGGCGATCACGTCCATCGGCGTCTACGGCGTCGTGCTGGCCGGTTGGGGGTCCAACAACAAGTACGCCATTCTGGGCGGCATTCGCGCCTCGGCGCAGATGATCAGCTACGAACTGGCGTTGGGGTTGTCCGTGTTGCCCTCGATTATTCTGGCCGGCTCCATGGACCTGGGCGACATCGTGGCGGCGCAGCAAGGGGGCTGGTACATCTTCCTGCAACCCATCGCCGCCGTCATCTTCTGCATTGGCGCGCTGGCGGAATTACAGCGCGCGCCGTTCGACTTGTTGGAGGCGGAGCAGGAGCTTTCCGCCGGCTACAACGTGGAGTATGGCGGAATGCGATTTGGCATGTTCTTCATGGCGGAGTACATGAAGATGATCTCCCTCAGCGCCATTGCCGCGGTATTGTTTTTTGGGGGGTATCGCGGGCCGTTTGTGGACCAAGTGCCGGCATTAGGCTTCCTCTACCTCATCCTCAAAATCATCGTCGGCCTCTGCATCATGGTCTGGATTCGCGCCTCTTTGCCTCGCCTCCGCTACGATCAACTCATGTCATTTGGCTGGAAAGTGCTGCTGCCCATCTCCGTCCTAAACCTGATCATCACCATGGTCTTTGTCGTCCTCTCCTCCACCGGCGCGCTCAACCCGCTCTTCGACCTGCTCGGAACAATGCTACCATGA
- the nuoG gene encoding NADH-quinone oxidoreductase subunit NuoG, with protein MSDQVTLTIDGIELTVPKGTLVVDAAKKVAVDIPVFCYHPKMTPVGMCRMCLVEIGMPMRDRATGELLREADGSPKLNWGKALQTGCTVEVAPGMVVRTTTEQVDTAREDVIEFILTSHPLDCPICDKGGECPLQNLTMAHGRGDSRFDFSDKIKLEKHVPLGELIYLDRERCIQCARCIRFQDEVVDDPVIGFHNRGRSLEIVTMSDPGFDSFWSGNTTDICPVGALTTSDFRFGARPWELTPVASVCSHCPVGCNMTMSTRREAVSGGRPVIKRIMPRQNEQVNEIWLCDKGRFVHHFADDAERLTTPLLRKNGQLTPVSWQEALDVVAGKLQQLKGAAAGLANDRLSNEDLFAFQHLFRQGLGSHNVDLADKRMGGGDVVAQVGLSSGSNLLQLGQGDAILVMASDLHEEAPVWWLRVKQAAQRGASVVVLNARATRLDRWAKHVVHYGAGMGVETLRQVLNGAKVLDAPAADRVQAAGQALANARNLVAFYGCEGLSYAETEAVAALLGNLLLLKDADGAHRAGKTNNGLVPVWPRGNTQGAWDMGVRPDAGPGYKRVAAPGLDAAAMYAGAASGQIKALYVLGADPVGDGLMAGRGKLAFLVVQELFLTKTAELADVVLPAQSWAEREGTYTSGERRVQRFYQAIPAVGEARPDWQILLQIGERVGLGKPKMAASLVFKQLAAAALPYNGMDYRTLAHVEPQWPDVGRDDLYYGGTAYDNQSGLGQQWAAGAEKGNVALFAVPDTGAAADGLRVIQARTLYRPGTLIARSEMLQARVAQPAVWLHPADGAALGVADGESVALRVNGQVIPSPANVNEDVSAGIAVVRGVTYQAGSIHIEKMKEVA; from the coding sequence ATGAGTGATCAAGTAACCCTGACCATTGACGGTATCGAACTGACCGTTCCTAAAGGGACGCTGGTCGTGGACGCGGCCAAGAAAGTGGCGGTGGACATCCCCGTCTTCTGCTACCATCCCAAGATGACGCCCGTGGGCATGTGCCGCATGTGCCTGGTGGAAATCGGCATGCCCATGCGCGACCGGGCCACGGGTGAACTGCTGCGCGAAGCGGATGGCTCGCCCAAACTCAACTGGGGCAAGGCGCTGCAAACGGGCTGCACCGTGGAAGTCGCGCCGGGGATGGTGGTGCGCACCACGACGGAGCAGGTGGACACAGCGCGGGAAGACGTGATCGAATTCATCCTTACCAGCCATCCGCTGGACTGCCCGATTTGCGACAAAGGCGGGGAGTGTCCGCTGCAAAACCTGACAATGGCGCATGGCCGGGGCGATAGTCGCTTCGATTTTAGCGACAAAATTAAGCTGGAAAAACACGTCCCGCTGGGCGAGTTGATTTACCTGGATCGGGAGCGCTGCATTCAGTGCGCCCGCTGCATTCGCTTCCAGGACGAGGTGGTGGATGATCCGGTGATCGGTTTCCACAATCGCGGGCGCAGCCTGGAGATTGTGACCATGTCCGATCCGGGCTTCGACAGCTTCTGGAGCGGCAATACGACGGATATTTGCCCCGTGGGCGCGCTCACGACCAGCGATTTCCGCTTTGGCGCGCGCCCCTGGGAACTGACGCCGGTCGCCAGTGTCTGCTCCCACTGCCCCGTGGGCTGCAACATGACCATGAGTACGCGGCGCGAGGCCGTTTCCGGCGGTCGTCCGGTGATCAAACGCATTATGCCGCGCCAGAATGAGCAAGTGAACGAAATCTGGTTGTGCGACAAGGGGCGTTTTGTGCATCATTTCGCCGACGATGCGGAGCGGTTGACGACGCCGCTGCTGCGCAAGAACGGTCAGTTGACGCCCGTTTCCTGGCAAGAGGCACTGGATGTGGTGGCCGGCAAGCTCCAGCAATTGAAGGGAGCCGCCGCCGGTCTGGCGAATGATCGTTTGAGCAACGAGGATTTGTTTGCCTTCCAGCACTTGTTCCGGCAAGGGCTGGGCAGCCATAACGTGGACCTGGCTGATAAGCGGATGGGCGGCGGCGACGTCGTGGCTCAGGTGGGCTTGAGCAGCGGCAGCAATTTGCTGCAATTGGGGCAGGGAGACGCGATCCTGGTGATGGCGTCTGATTTGCACGAGGAAGCGCCGGTCTGGTGGCTGCGTGTGAAACAGGCGGCGCAGCGGGGGGCGAGCGTGGTGGTGCTGAATGCGCGGGCCACGCGCCTGGATCGCTGGGCAAAACATGTGGTGCATTATGGCGCGGGCATGGGCGTGGAGACGCTGCGGCAGGTGCTGAACGGCGCGAAGGTGCTGGATGCCCCGGCGGCGGATAGGGTGCAGGCGGCAGGGCAGGCGTTGGCGAATGCGCGGAACCTGGTGGCATTTTATGGCTGCGAGGGGTTGTCCTACGCGGAGACGGAAGCGGTGGCGGCGCTGTTGGGCAATTTGCTGCTGTTGAAGGACGCGGATGGGGCGCATCGTGCCGGCAAAACAAACAATGGTCTCGTTCCTGTCTGGCCGCGGGGCAACACACAAGGCGCGTGGGACATGGGCGTGCGCCCGGACGCGGGGCCTGGCTACAAGCGTGTGGCTGCCCCCGGTTTGGACGCGGCGGCCATGTACGCGGGCGCGGCTTCCGGGCAGATCAAGGCGCTGTATGTCTTGGGCGCGGACCCGGTGGGCGATGGTTTGATGGCCGGGCGGGGCAAGCTGGCATTTTTGGTGGTGCAGGAGTTGTTCCTGACGAAAACAGCGGAACTGGCGGACGTGGTTTTGCCGGCACAAAGCTGGGCCGAACGCGAAGGAACCTACACCAGCGGCGAGCGGCGCGTGCAGCGTTTCTACCAGGCCATCCCCGCCGTGGGCGAGGCGCGCCCCGACTGGCAGATTTTGCTGCAAATTGGCGAGCGCGTGGGGTTGGGCAAGCCGAAGATGGCCGCCAGCCTCGTTTTCAAGCAGTTGGCCGCCGCCGCGCTGCCGTACAACGGCATGGATTACCGCACCCTGGCGCACGTCGAACCGCAGTGGCCGGACGTGGGACGGGACGACCTCTACTACGGTGGTACGGCCTACGATAACCAGTCGGGCCTGGGGCAGCAGTGGGCTGCCGGTGCGGAGAAGGGAAATGTGGCCTTGTTTGCCGTGCCGGACACGGGCGCGGCGGCGGATGGTTTGCGCGTTATCCAGGCGCGGACGTTGTACCGACCCGGAACGCTTATTGCCCGGTCGGAGATGTTGCAAGCGCGTGTGGCGCAGCCGGCGGTGTGGCTGCATCCGGCGGATGGGGCGGCTTTGGGCGTGGCGGATGGCGAGAGCGTTGCTTTGCGCGTCAACGGCCAGGTCATTCCCTCCCCGGCAAACGTGAATGAGGACGTTTCTGCCGGCATTGCCGTCGTTCGCGGCGTCACCTATCAAGCAGGCAGCATCCACATTGAGAAAATGAAGGAAGTCGCATGA
- the nuoF gene encoding NADH-quinone oxidoreductase subunit NuoF, with the protein MAHLLLRHRDVPDIHKLAVYEENGGYAAWKQALGSLTPVQVRDEVRKANIKGRGGAGFPAGIKWGFIPKTDAPKYVVVNADESETGTFKDRELIESNPHQVIEGALLCAYAIQAQTIYIYFRGEFLRTAAPFEQALQDAYAAGYIGENILDSGYSVNFYTHYGAGAYICGEETALLNSLMGNLGQPWSKPPFPAVQGLYASPTVVNNVETLANVPLVLTNGADWYLELGTPNSPGPKVVCLSGRVNQPGNYEIEMGKTTYRQLIYDFGGGIPGDKKVKAIFPSGGSGAIITAEAMDAPISFEGLAPYDSIMGSASVIVCDETVDMVWAAMKAVHFFKHESCGKCTPCREGTFWLDKVLHRVYYGHGRPEDIALLKSVAGQIQGKCLCALGEFAINPVLSAIRLFPQEFEAKVKPHANGHGAKQPAARQRQTAAA; encoded by the coding sequence ATGGCTCACTTATTGCTGCGACATCGTGACGTGCCAGACATCCACAAGCTGGCGGTGTATGAGGAAAACGGCGGCTACGCGGCCTGGAAGCAGGCGCTTGGTTCGCTCACGCCCGTGCAGGTGCGCGACGAGGTGCGCAAGGCGAATATCAAAGGACGAGGCGGGGCGGGGTTTCCTGCCGGCATTAAATGGGGATTCATACCTAAAACCGACGCGCCCAAATACGTCGTCGTCAACGCCGACGAGTCAGAAACAGGCACCTTCAAAGACCGTGAACTGATCGAATCCAACCCCCATCAGGTCATCGAAGGCGCCCTCCTCTGCGCCTACGCCATCCAGGCCCAAACCATCTACATCTACTTCCGCGGCGAATTCCTGCGCACCGCCGCCCCATTTGAACAGGCGCTGCAAGACGCCTACGCCGCCGGCTACATCGGCGAAAACATCCTCGATTCCGGCTACAGCGTCAACTTTTACACCCACTACGGCGCGGGCGCATACATTTGTGGCGAGGAAACCGCCCTGCTCAACTCCCTCATGGGCAACCTGGGCCAGCCCTGGTCCAAGCCCCCCTTCCCCGCCGTCCAGGGCCTCTACGCCAGCCCCACCGTCGTCAACAACGTGGAAACGCTAGCCAACGTCCCCCTCGTCCTCACCAACGGCGCGGACTGGTATCTCGAACTGGGTACGCCCAACAGCCCCGGGCCTAAAGTCGTCTGCCTTAGCGGGCGCGTCAATCAGCCCGGCAACTACGAAATCGAAATGGGTAAGACCACCTACCGCCAACTCATTTACGACTTCGGCGGCGGCATCCCCGGCGACAAAAAAGTGAAGGCCATTTTCCCCTCCGGCGGTTCCGGAGCCATCATCACCGCCGAAGCAATGGACGCCCCCATCTCTTTTGAGGGATTGGCTCCCTACGACTCCATCATGGGGTCCGCTTCCGTGATCGTCTGCGACGAGACGGTAGACATGGTGTGGGCGGCGATGAAAGCCGTTCACTTCTTCAAACATGAATCTTGCGGCAAATGCACGCCCTGCCGCGAAGGAACGTTCTGGTTGGATAAGGTGCTGCACCGCGTTTACTACGGACACGGTCGCCCCGAGGACATTGCCTTGCTGAAAAGCGTGGCCGGACAGATTCAAGGCAAGTGCCTGTGCGCGTTGGGAGAATTCGCCATCAACCCCGTCCTGTCCGCCATCCGGTTGTTCCCACAGGAATTTGAAGCGAAAGTCAAACCCCATGCCAATGGGCATGGCGCAAAACAGCCGGCGGCGCGGCAACGGCAGACAGCCGCCGCCTGA
- a CDS encoding NAD(P)H-dependent oxidoreductase subunit E — MIAEKHGDQIKAILARYPDKKSAVLPLMHLAQEAYGYMSPEAMADVAGILDLDPTHVLSLAGFYTLFHEEPVGKYVLEICNDLACALCGADEFVEMASRKLGIPVEGTTPDGLFTLKTVMCLAACDKAPMLQCNLHYHEKLDEAQFDALIAQLRAEAATAGD, encoded by the coding sequence GTGATTGCAGAAAAGCATGGTGATCAAATCAAAGCAATTCTGGCGCGGTATCCAGATAAAAAATCCGCGGTGCTGCCGCTGATGCACCTGGCGCAGGAAGCCTATGGTTATATGAGTCCCGAGGCCATGGCGGATGTTGCCGGCATTCTCGACCTGGACCCCACGCACGTACTTTCCCTGGCGGGCTTCTACACCCTCTTCCATGAGGAACCCGTGGGCAAATACGTGCTGGAAATCTGCAACGACCTGGCCTGCGCCCTCTGCGGCGCGGACGAATTCGTGGAGATGGCTTCGCGCAAGTTGGGGATCCCCGTCGAGGGCACGACGCCGGACGGCCTGTTTACGTTGAAGACGGTCATGTGCCTGGCGGCGTGCGACAAAGCGCCCATGCTGCAGTGCAACCTGCACTACCACGAAAAGCTGGACGAAGCCCAATTTGATGCGCTGATCGCCCAACTGCGTGCGGAAGCAGCCACGGCAGGAGATTAG